From Canis lupus baileyi chromosome X, mCanLup2.hap1, whole genome shotgun sequence:
agggaacatgctTCAACATAAttaaggccatatatgaaaaacccatagctcaTGTCATCCTAAATGGGGAAAATCTGAAAGCTTTACCTctgtggtcaggaacaagacaaggatgtccaccctcatcacttttattcaacatagtactggagtcctagccacagcagttagaaaagaaaaagaaataaaagatgtccaaataggcaaggaagaagtcagacTTTTGCTAtctgtagatgacatgatactctatacagaaaaccccaaataatccaccAAAAAACAGCTAGAAGTGATAAATTCAGtcaagtttcaggatacaaaatcgatgtacagaaatctgttatgTTTCTagacaccaataatgaagcagcagaaggagaaattaaagaaacagttccatttataattgcaccaaaattcataagatacctaggaatatatctaaccaaagaggtgaaagacctataccatgaaaactataaaacactgatgaaagaaattgaaggtgacagagaaatgaaaggacatcccatgctcatggattagaagaacaaatattttaaaaatgtactacccaaaacaatctacacatttaatgcgatctctattaaaataccaccagcatttttcacagatctagaacaaacaatcctgaaatttgtatggaaccacaaaaagccctgaatagccaaagcaactttgaaaataaaaaataaaaccaggggcatcacagttctggacttcaagttatattacaaagctatactaatcaaaactctatggtagtggcacaaaaatagacacacagatcaatggaacagaatagaaacccaAAAATGAgcccacaattatatggccaatttatctttgacaaagcaggaaagactatcatTGGaaggagagtctcttcaacaaatggtgttggaaaatcTGGACGgacacatggaaaagaatgataCTGGACCACTTTgtcacaccagacacaaaaataaattcaaaatggattaaaaatctcaatgtgagacctgaaatcacaaaattcctagaagagaacacacaTAGTGACTCccttgacattggccatagcaacttctttctagatatgtctcctgaggcaagggaaacaaaagcaaaaacaacctATTGGGACTacttcaaaataagaagcttctgtacagtgaaggaaacaatcaacaaaactaaaaggcaacctatggaatgggagaagacatttgcaaataacatatttgaaagagggttagtatccaagatctataaagaacttatacaactcaacacccaaaaaccaaataatccaattaaaaatgggcagaagacatgaataaacatttttccaaagaagacatccagatggccaacagacatatgaaaagatgctcaacatcactgatcaccagggaaatgcaaatcaaaactacagtgagataccacctcacacctttcagaattgctaaaatcaacaacacaatgAACAACAGTTGTTGGAAAGAAttcagagaaagggaaactgttgcagtgttggtgggaatgcaaactgctgcagctattctggaaaacggtatggagattcctcaaaaaataaaattacaaataaaactgccctatgatccagcaactgcactactgggtatttacccaaagaacacaaaaattctaattcaaaagAACAcatgcacctcgatgtttatggCACAagtatctacaatagccaaattatggaaatagcccaagtgtccctcaatggatgaatggataaagttgtGGTACATACATAtgttggaatattactcagctataaaaagaatgaaatcttgcaactcgcaatgacatggatggagctaaaaaGTATTACCCTAAGTGAAGTAAGTTGCAGCCAGAGAAAGATTCAAATGACACATGatgtcattcatatgtggaatttaagaaacaaaacaaatgagcatagtTGGGGGAAAgcagcaaaccaagaaacaaactcttaactatagactGACGCAGTGAGTGCCGGGATGGATGAACTTGgtcatggggattaaggagggcacttgtgatgagcactgggtgatgtgtggGAGAgatgaatcactatgttgtacacctgaaactagtattatgctgtatgctaactaactggaatttaaataaaaacttagaaaaagataaaaagaagtttGGGCTCCTCTCTcacacaaaatgaataaaattctgcatggtttaaagatgaaaatgagaaggacaaacattatatgttctcattcatttggggaatataaataatagtgaaagggaatagaagggaagggagaagaaatgtgtgggaaatatcagaaagggagacagaacgtaaagactgctaactccgggaaacgaactaggggtggtggaaggggtggagggcggggggtgggggtgactgggtgatgggcactgaggggggcacttgacgggatgagcactgggtgttattctgtatgttggcaaattgaacaccaataaaaataaatttattataaaaaataaagatgaaaatgttaaataaaattaacaaactgaggggtgctggaggggagatgggttggggggatggagtaactgggtgatgggcattaaagagtgcatgtgatgtgatgagcactgggtgttatatgcaactgatgaatcactaaattctacctctgaaactaataaaaatatgtaacatttaaaaaataaaattaatatagataTTTTGAAAGCTTAGGTATAGTCTAAGAGTCAAGAAACCTTTTTATTCAAGTTAGGAAACCCAGACACTATAGAGGAAGCTTTGACATATTTGAGTACCTCAAACTTAAAAGACAATCGTATggcaaaaataaaggtaaaacagaaagacaaataagagagaaaaatatatttgcagtaGATATTACAAATAAAGGGTTCATatctaacatataaaaatttcctacactttaataaaaaaaagacaaacacctGAATTGAAAGTGGTTAAAAAGTATAAAGATTCACAGACGAAGAAATCCATGTTGCCACTGAACAAGTGAAGTTACTCAACCTCACTAACAAGgatgctgaaattaaaataacaaagaaatatcaCTTTAGGGCCATTAAATATGTTACCACATAGTGCTGGAGGGTGGTGGAAGTTAACATGTTATCTCATACATCTGCCGAGGGGTATGTGAAGTAGTAAAGGCATTTGGAATTCAATCTGGTAACatctattaaaattaagaattcacataaactttaatttagcaattccatttctgaggCCCTATTCcatggaaataaaagcaaaaatatacaatgatgaatataaacaaaatacacacacacacacacacactcagattaATTGTAACATTGTGGTGGCCAAAACCTGGAATCACCTTGAATGGCCTCGATAGAGGAATGGTTTAATAATTTGTCTGTCATTCAAACCATCACACTTCACATATCTACTTTAAAAAGTGTGTTATGTCCATACAGATGATGTGGAAAAATTTCTGTGAAATGTTTCCAATTACATAAAACAAGATGTGGTAAAGAGTAACTGGTGCCCTACtcatttgtatgtatatgtatatatgttacatTATTGTATGAACATGGAGAAAGATATGGAAAAGAGCACAGCAAGCTTTTAGTACTCATTATCCAGTGAAGGAGAGGGTAGTGAAATGCAAAAATTATATGCAATGCAAGAATTATATAGAGTTAAAGGTTTtctcagtattaaaaaaatataaagttattttacTTATGTAAATGGACATGTGTTTAAATCAGTGTAGAGCCATGCACAGAAAGATAGTTGCCAAAATTGTGCTTATTGCAGGGTGTTTTAAGTTTTAGGGATTATGGGTTTTCTAAACTTGGTTCCTGATATTTCGAATTTCTagtaagaaaatttttaaatgactttaagtTTAACATTTTCTAAGCAAATATTACAGAGCAGATTAAGGAACCGATCCGGTATGTACAATGACTTGTTTACTCCTTCAGTTGTTTATGAATGCATTAAGCAGTCACCATGATATTGTGTTAGGTGTGTTAGGGAAATTGGGATTATACAGATGGATAAAATATGTTCCTCGCTGTTGCATATTGCATATCAGGGgagataaatatgtaaatgaataattCTCATACAATGTGGCAATTGCTTTAAAGTATTTGTAGGATAACAGGAGCAACTAACTCTGCTTGGCTTTGGTGGTAAAGAGGCTTCAGAGGGGAATCACCATTTGAAATTAGCCTTGAAGAATGAATAAGGTTTAATCACTTACCAGCccaaggtggggaggggaaagCAACCCCTTCAAAGAAGGAAACAACATCTTGTCCTATTTCATTTGCaccaaggatgtggaggaagcaGTAAACAGCTTATGAATCTTAGTCTTAAATGATGATAATGCTCAAAGATGGGGAAATATCAGAgaccataaaaagaaaataaaagcatcaagGGAACAAGGAAGTGTGGAAGAGAGTTCTGATCAGGAGGTAATAAAATGAGAACCtttgaaaaatgcaaacaaaaggagaaaaaaaatgagtgggaaatgtgagaaagggagacagaacatgagaggctcctaactctgggaaatgaagtaggggtggtggaaggggaggtgggcggggggtgggggtgactgtgtgacgggcactgaggggggcacttgatgggatgagcactgggtgttactctatatgttggcaaattgaacaccaataaaaaataaattaaaaaaataaaataaaataaaataaaatgtactttgatatatatatataaaaagaaaaatgcaaacagaGTTTTCTGAGGGAAGAAAAACTCAAAGCTGCATTTAATGGAAAGAAGCAACTGCCAAAGCAACCCGACTAAACGCAGAAGGTTATGTTTGCAGTTAGGAGTGAAACGGGTTGCTGTTCATTAAGGATTATGGAAGGAAGTTGGAGAGAAGAGGATAGATTGTCAAGTGATGATTCATTAGATAGAAAGAGGGAATTTTAAAGATCAGCTATCACTCACTGCCACTTCATTATATAAATTAATCGTAAGCCATATACAGACATTTATTGTGAAGTATCTAAAGGTACCAGAATGACTCACTGTTGTGAGAAGATGCCCCAAAATACTCGTGTCTTcaagaaaaatcaaacaactgTTTGGTAGTCATGGGTTAACAGCAGCTCACACAAGACATATTAGCTCTTGGGGAGTGGGGGTGTGGGAAGAAACaagaaggaatatttatttatttacttatttgtctacttatttatgtatattattgaTGATAATAACAGAACCCACTTAATCAAATGCTTATTATGAGTCTAATTATAATGTCAAGCATTTCACATAAATTACCTCATTCAATCCAAGAATGACTCTAAGACACAGAcacatattatttccattttacaggtaaggaaccTAACCTTAGACATGCTAAGAAACTTACTTGAGGTCAAATAGCTTTTAGGTGGTAAATCTGTATATGGAGGTTGGACTGCAAATCACATGCTCAAAACTGTTCTACTCAACACTAAGTTGTGTTCCCCCTGCTACAACCCTAGTCCCAGCCACCATCACCTCACCCCTGTACTGCTGCAACACAATATCACCTCTCTGGTCCTACACAATCTACAACATCcagtgaactttttattttttattttttattttttttaaaagattgtatttatttattcacgagaaacacacacagagagaggcagagacataggcagagagagaggcaggctccatgcagggggcccgatgtgggacttgatcctggaactccaggaccactccctgggctgaaggcaggcacacCAGTGAACTCTTTAAACATAACTCAGACTACATCACTTGTATCAAACCATCCAGTAGCTTTCTACtgcacataaaataaaatgcaagttcTCACCTTGCAAGTCCCTGTTTCCGGTGCAGCCTCATCTCTGCCAGCTTCTGGTTTCAGTCATCACCTTCACCCTGCCCCTGTCTCTGTACTCCAGTCACACTCACCCTTTTGCTACTCCTTAACGCATTGTTTTTGTTCTTACCTCATGACATTgctacttgctgttctttctacaAAAATGCTCTTCTTTCAAGTCTTCACACAGCTTACTCTATCTCATTATTTAGGTCTCAGTTCAAATCTCAACTCCTCAGAGATTTCCCCACATCCGCTGGCTGAAGCAGCTATCCTCTGCTCCACAGCAACACTCTTAACTATCTCTTCATTCATATAAATGTGATTACGTGACAGCAGGAACTATAGACCTTATGTTCTTCATGGTAAGCCCAGGTCCTAGAACACTGTCTGATACATACTAGGCACTCAggatatattttttcctgaaatactgGTATCTTTCTTAAAGTACCATACCTACATACATGCCTAActaatctctctccttctctctctccatctatggCATTGAATTTCTGTGGAGTATGTAAGCTTGTTGTCACCTTGCAGAAGTAGGAGGTATACCCCCCAATCAAAATTTAGTTCAAGTTTCAAGACTAATGATGCCACACATGGACCAAGAGGGTACAAAAAGATTATTACTTACATAATGAGTTATGCATCAAAAatagagtaaaacaaaaaaaaacggtAAATATGTGAAGTGATGAATAATTAGATGGttgtgattatttcacaatatacatatatatcaaaacaTTAAGCTGTACCCCTTAAATATATgcagtatttgtttattttacttcaataaacctgaaaaaaatggAGTTAAACTCTACTTCAATTCATCCCTAATGTttgataacaaaaatatttcatggtATATTTAGCTTAATTTGGACTTGTTTATTCAAGCTATTATGGCACCTGTAGCCTGATACCAGTAGGAGAGGTAAATGCTCCATTGAATATTTTGTTCAAGAGCCCAGCATTGTGTATTCTGAGAATTGAAATGAATGCCTTGGTCACTATCAATGTGTAGAACTCTGAGGATGATAAGCAGTGACATGGTGAGACCTTGTATTGTGTCTTTAATAGGTGAGGAGAAATATGTGaccttaatttatattttagatattttaggtGAGGCAAGACATTCCAAGAGGTCTCTACCCTATGTAAGGCAACCCTGTGTAAGGAATTGTTTGCATTGGCCAGAACAGATGGTCAGACCATTGGCAGTGGCCCAAAGATCTGTAAAAAATGTGCGGATGAGACCAATTGTTGGCCAAGACATCCAGTGCTAAGATGACTGCCTAAAGTTTAGCCAATTGAGCTAACCCTTGGGTCCTGTCTTTTATCAGAAACTTCCTGATTAAGGGATGAAAAGCAGCAGCTCTGAAGCAAGCTCCATTAAGTGTGACAGTGATAATATCATTGATTAAGTGAATTAACTCCTTTTGGCATTCTCTCTGTTGATCCTAAGGAGATACCCAGGTATTCAAAAGTTCTAAGAGACAGATAACCTCTTCTAGCACTATGGCATCTGGCAAAAGATTGAGTGCAGGGGAAGTTTCCCTCTCCAGTTGGTGGGTTATACAGAAAGCCCTGCTTGGGCTTCATCCTGGAGCAAGGAGGCCTCATTGGCCATGCTGAGCTTGCAGAGTGCTGCTGTCATAATCAAAGTCATAATGAGCAGCTGGATATGGAGAGTCACAGCTTCAGGACTTGAGAAAGCCTATATTTCTAGGAAAGTACAGTATGTGCCATACTAATGGCATATAGCATTGGGCCAAAGAGGGGAGTTCCTAGTATCAGAAGTGCATGGGCAACTAATGGACATTATGGATATTCTAGGGACTCCAAGAAATATTACAGGAGGTTAAAACCTCTACAGTAAAGGAGTCTCTGGGGGGGCCTAATAGGAGCGCCAGTTCCAAATCAATTTAGAAAGATTCTTAGGCCTTTTATTTCAGGGCACCTCATTCAAGGTAGGCCTATTTGCAAGTAAGGGAACAAATGGACTTAAGTAAAATTTGTATTATGAGGAATATTGCCCCCAGAGTCcaaaaaaatgtctaaaagatTTTAGGCTTATTTTAACAATTAAGAAGGCTATTAGAAGGTATTAAGAAGGCTAAAAGGTGTCTCTTCACACCAACAGGACTGGAGCAGTCCTTAGCTTACCACGTAATTTTCAAGAACTTAACTGAGGTGGTAGGGTCCTGTACGGTGCATGGGAGTAATGGGTCATCCTCTTTTATAAGTTCCTTTGTGACAGTGAATAGGCATGTCATGAATGCCTATGACATGAATAGGCATGTCACAATCATCTCCTCAAAGGATGTCATTAGTGTGATGTCATACCTGTACATATGGGAAAAGCTAGATTAAGGTATTAAGATATTGCCTGCAAGATATTAAGATATTGCGGGCAAAGATTATGTGAGATGATAGGAATGGGAGAAGTATCCCATCCGCTACCCAGGTAAAGGTACAGTGTGTCCCTTTCAAGGTGAAGGTTAACTATAGCTGAGAGACTGCTGAAATAGGCACTGAATACAACATGTTAACCAAATACCTTGCTGTGCCTTCAAAGTATCAGTTACTTATTGGATGGAATCAGTAATTTCAATAATACTAAGATATGAAGTTCTAATGGGTGGGGCCATGACATTAAGGGCATGAAAATTCACACTGAGGCACCATTCATATTTCCCAGGTCTAAAAACAGAGTCCAATTTGACTGTTAAATGCAGAAACAGTGGGGATAATTACACCTTGTCTAAATAGGTCTTACATAATGGGTTTCAATCTTTCAAGTCCCTGTTTTCATTTAGATTGggccttttaaataaaatcaggggTAGAAGGTGTTATTTTCACTAGGGATGAAGGTCCATAGggttgtattttttcaaattgataagctcttggtttgggttcaggtcatgacctcagggttgtaggattaaGCCCCGCATTGGCCTCTGTGATCAGTGtatctgcttaagtttctctctccctctccccctccacacccccactCAAACTCTCTAGAAATAATCAGATTCATTATTACACACTGCCACCCCCCATATATCACCCATCTCCCTATCTGGAACCCCCTAACCTGGAACACACAGAAACATCAAGTCTTTTTCTCACTCTCTAGTGGGATAATGTGTTAGAGGAAACTTATCTTCAGTCTGCAGTTCTCATCTAGTCTTCGTTCCCAATTTCCAGCTAACTATGGACCGGCTGGTCTGGGCCCCAAACTTCAAGGATTCCACCTCCCTCCCATCTCATACACTtgcccctttcctttcccctctcaCCATCAGAGAAcacaaagacacagacacacatctcCATTTGCAACTTGTTGTTTTAATCAATATCCGTGCACTTCATTGGTCTCCTCACAGGTGACCACCATGAAAATTTTGATCTCTACCTAAGCATCCATCTCTCCAGTGCTTTTTCTGGGGAGGTAACAGCTACTTTGAGATCTTTGGCCCCTGGCAGGCATAGGGTGTTGCCCGGAGTGGGGACAGGCTTTCTTCTTCCGTCTTCATCTTCAGCTGATTTTCAGTCTTCACTTTGCTGTGTCTGCGGTAACAGACCAGTATGGTcgatttccttcctttcttacgCTTTTCTACATTGTCCTGAAGGGCCGATTTAACTTTTGCAAGTATCTTCCGCAGCTGGAAGGAAAACAAAGTGAGCCCGGAAAGACATTGGTTTTGGGGAAGGCAATGGAAAATAATTGGGAAGGGGGACTTTAAAAGAATGGGCGCATCCTAAGAAGGGGTTTTGTGCTAGACAAGGGCAGGATAGGGGTCTTGGGTAGGGTAtcgaaggagaaaaagaggaggtaCATGAGTAGGGTAATCTGACCTTCTCACGTTCTTTGTCCTTCGATTGACAAGGGGTCTTCCTCTCTTTGATTTCTGGAACTTTTCTCACATCTGCGATTTCGGTTTTGTTTTCAGCATCTGAATTAGACCCCAGCACTGCCTCAATAACCTCCGCCATGTTGTAGCAACACTGGCCCTCTCCAGGGCCCCTGAGCCCTTTATATACCCTCCAGGGACAATGGGGAGCCACGCCCTTTAGCTTTGATTGGTCAGCAGGAAATTCCTCCAGCCAATGGTAGCCCTGGGGTGTTTGGCATCACAAAGCACCACCTGTGCACAGCCactggaggaggggaagaaagcaGAGGAGCTCAGATGCTCTGGTTAGAGAAAGGGGGAGCTTTCTCAGCACTTCCTAAAGAGCCCTCTCAAACTGACCTGTTATTCATTCTCATCGACCCTGGTTCAATTCTTGTGGTACACATGGCAGGGAGAAGGTGATTCCTTCAAGCCATTCCCCATGGCCACTCCCATTCATTGGTCCATTCTGTCATCTCCTAGCGCTCAACAGTACCTggtattttgtgctttttaaataaacttttaattttagaacagttttaagtATACAGAAAAACTGTGAAAATCATACATAAATATCCCATGCCCAATTTCCCTTATTTATTAATGTCTTATATTAGTATGATACTTTCGTTAAACTTAGTGAACCAACAATGAAACAAactattattaactgaagtctgGTCCTTATTCAGATTCCCTTAGTTTTTACGTAATGTCCTTTTTCTGCCATATAGGATACCACAGTAAATTTAGTTAACTttttaggctcctcttggctgtgacaggtTTTAGACTACTTGTTTTTGAGGATCTTGACAGCTTAgcggtgttttttgtttgttttggctttgtGTTTTCTTACATTAGACACTATTAATCAGACACTATTAATCTTATAGCTGAAGGTTTGCACCTTTTCCCCAACCTTTCCCTATTTCCTTTACTCCTCAGGCCTTGGTAATCTCTTCCAttctctatttctatgagttAGACTTTTTTTGGTGGGGGTAAGTGATAAGTGATACCATGCCTATTTGTcctctgtctggtttatttcacttagcataataccccctcAAGTCTATTCATATCACAAAAGGTGGGACTTCCtcttttttcatggctgaataatatatataatataccacATATACATTGCCTAACATTTTAGATGTCTTACTTAAAGCCCCTCTGAGCTAATGGGCCCATATTTAAGTCTCAGTAGAGACATGAATTATCACACTTCCCTCCAACACTTGGCTCTACCAGGCAACTtttccagggtgtgtgtgtgtgtgggggggggttgcTGGATATACTTCAGTGGGTTCTTTTCTGCCTGGCTCATATTTATAagtttttcttctggaaaaccCCAAATCAAATCAGTATCATCAGGGTTATGAACCTCCATGGCAATGGTAGAGTTAATCCTTTGGCTTTGTTATAGGAGTGCCATAGATATTTCTCTATAGAACCCTGAGGATCAGtatctcgtgtgtgtgtgtgtgtgtgtgtgtgtgtgtgtgtgtgtgtgagagagagagagagagagagagagagaggtataaACAGCAGCAGAAACATTTTGTAAGGTCCTAGTGAATAGTCTGCTTTTAGAATTGTGAC
This genomic window contains:
- the SPANXN2 gene encoding sperm protein associated with the nucleus on the X chromosome N2, which gives rise to MAEVIEAVLGSNSDAENKTEIADVRKVPEIKERKTPCQSKDKEREKLRKILAKVKSALQDNVEKRKKGRKSTILVCYRRHSKVKTENQLKMKTEEESLSPLRATPYACQGPKISK